TGCTGTTAATCCACTCTTTAATGCCAAGATAAATACCATGCTAATCGATGGTAATAAATACGGTAATTTGATTTTGAAAAATAATTCCCATTTATTCGCGCCATCAATTTGAGCTGCTTCGGTAATATCTGTTGGAATACTTTGAATACCTGCTAAGAAAATGATAATTGGCATCGCCACACCTTGCCACAGTGCCACGAAGATGACACCGCCGACAACGGTCTTCGGATTCGCTAATAGATTTCCTTGTAGCCACTCGATATTTAACCATTCACCAATTTGAGGCACGCCGTAGTTAAATAATTGGTTAAAAATCAAACCGACTGTGACCGTACTTAACACCGCCGGGAAGAAATAAGCCGTTCTGAAAAAACCAATCGCAGGTATTTTTTCATTCAACAGCAGTGCCACAGCTAAACCAATAACAATTTCTCCGATAATTAATGCTAATGTGAATACAACTGTAAATTGAATACTAGTAATAAAACGATTATCAGAAAAAATACGCGTAAAATTTTCAAAACCAATGTAATCATAATTACGGGTTAAGCCCGACCAATTTGTCAAACTATACATAAATCCTCTTAATAAAGGATAAAAAAAGAAAATGAGTTGCAGCATGATGGGTACCATCACAAACAAATAACCCCAGTTTCTTGTTAAAAACTTCCCTTTCATTCAATCCACCTCATTTACTTTTTTGTCATTCATTAATATCAATTGGGCAAAAAGTATTGTCATACATTCAATTACCTTTTGCCCAATTCAATAGTTTATTATTAATGTTTCATTGGGTCAAAGAAGTTATTTAAGTATTGTGCTAATACATCTGGTGTTGCTGAATCATCATTGATGAAATCAGTGGTTAAATGCCAGAATCCCTCTTCAGAATCCCATTCTTTTTGTAACCATACTATTTGTTTTTCGGTAAAGGCTAAATCTGTAACACCCTTTGTTTCTTCAAATCCACTTTCATTTTCTAAGGCTGTTAATGAAGTAGGCATTCCATCTACTTTATAATATTTACGTAATACATCCTCGTTAGATAAATAATCTAAGAATTTAAGAGCCAATTCTTTATTTTTTGATGATTCAGAAACTGAGAAAGCTAAATCAGCTGCACCAACCGTCATTTCTTCCCCTTCTTTTTCGCCTGGGAATGGGAATGAAGCAACTTTGAATCCCGGTTTTTGTTCATTTATAGCTGGCAATGCCCAAATACCTTGCGGCATAATCAATGCTTCACCTTTAGCAAAAGTCGCAATAGCATCGGCATAAGAAGCACCATTTGCATTTTTTTGCGCTGAACCCGTTAATAAACGTAAACGTTTTGCAACTGCTTGTAATTTTTCATCATCACCTTTAATTGCACCTTGTTCACTATGACGTAAATAGTCATTAGCACCATCAAAGCCACCCGCAACAGTTGCCCATGCTAATTGGTGATAGCCGTTTAATGACCATGAATCTGCTGTTGAGAAAGAACCAGCAAATGGTGTCTCCCCTTTTTCTTTGATGGTCGCAACTAATTTTTCAAATTCATCCCACGTTTTCGGCACTTCTAAACCTAATTCTTTAAACTTATCAACATTATAGAAAAAGCCCCAAGCATTAGTTGTTAATGGCAAGTTATAAATTTTGTTATCCACAGCATATTGTTCAGCAGAACCTGGTTTTAATTTTGATAAAAATTCCTGTTCAGTTAAATCAACAAATTGACCGTCTTTAGCCCACAATTGAAAATCCATATTTTGTGGATAAATATTAATAACATCTGGTGCATCACCATTTGCCATACGTGTTTTCAATACATTTCCTGCATCTGGTACGGTAACTAATTCTACTTTTGTACCATTTTCCTTATTAAAATCATCTACAATTTCTTGTAGTACCGCTTGCATTTCGCGTTTTTGGTTAAAAACTTCTAATTTTCCATCTTGTGCATGTACTTGAATCCCTGATGATAATGCTGTTGAAACAGCTAATAAAGCAACAAATTTTTTCATCTGAAAAAACTCCTTCTCCTATTTTTTCTCAAATTGACCAGCTGGTATAGCTAAAGAACTTGAATATATTTCCTATTTTATTTTTTTAAACACTAATTGTTGGCTTAAGAAATCTCCGGCTGGTAATACCATCGTTAAGCCTGCATACATTAATTCTGCTCCCGAATACTGCATCCGTGACTCAGTTAATTCATAGAGCGCCTCTTCTTCTAATCCTTTTAAATATAGTGTTGTTTCAATCATTTCAATCGTTGATAAAATGCGTACATACGTAACAATCGTTTGCTCGTCATCCGTATATTGGACAGCTACTTCGTTGCGCATTTCATCTGGATTAATTAAACGGAAAAATTGACCATTTTGAACTGTAGGCCGTATCGATTTATAACGGGCCACCTGCTCCTTAACAATTGCTTTTTCTTCGTCATTTAATTGAGTCAAATCT
The genomic region above belongs to Aerococcaceae bacterium zg-1292 and contains:
- a CDS encoding sugar ABC transporter permease, giving the protein MKGKFLTRNWGYLFVMVPIMLQLIFFFYPLLRGFMYSLTNWSGLTRNYDYIGFENFTRIFSDNRFITSIQFTVVFTLALIIGEIVIGLAVALLLNEKIPAIGFFRTAYFFPAVLSTVTVGLIFNQLFNYGVPQIGEWLNIEWLQGNLLANPKTVVGGVIFVALWQGVAMPIIIFLAGIQSIPTDITEAAQIDGANKWELFFKIKLPYLLPSISMVFILALKSGLTAFDNIYALTGGGPQNKTTSLGLLVYNTAFKTNEVGYANAIAVVLFIIIVVISVIQMRISKKFEL
- a CDS encoding extracellular solute-binding protein produces the protein MKKFVALLAVSTALSSGIQVHAQDGKLEVFNQKREMQAVLQEIVDDFNKENGTKVELVTVPDAGNVLKTRMANGDAPDVINIYPQNMDFQLWAKDGQFVDLTEQEFLSKLKPGSAEQYAVDNKIYNLPLTTNAWGFFYNVDKFKELGLEVPKTWDEFEKLVATIKEKGETPFAGSFSTADSWSLNGYHQLAWATVAGGFDGANDYLRHSEQGAIKGDDEKLQAVAKRLRLLTGSAQKNANGASYADAIATFAKGEALIMPQGIWALPAINEQKPGFKVASFPFPGEKEGEEMTVGAADLAFSVSESSKNKELALKFLDYLSNEDVLRKYYKVDGMPTSLTALENESGFEETKGVTDLAFTEKQIVWLQKEWDSEEGFWHLTTDFINDDSATPDVLAQYLNNFFDPMKH